In one Sesamum indicum cultivar Zhongzhi No. 13 linkage group LG12, S_indicum_v1.0, whole genome shotgun sequence genomic region, the following are encoded:
- the LOC105175922 gene encoding uncharacterized protein LOC105175922, translating into MTDYAQETCQAGGERIREECFAGVGRNRSQIILEKKESIQSEKQILVDPISLRESTNIHPTMTYPVTTGPKTEVTTVPLHNLLPPAAKCSGRFLSCSLPNSASSSPRLGSNVAMHKKKCKNHQERVSELGRQHSVALTNLERLRESRLRRSKSCGEESACRPSLDFDLWSTTNKMDNQQKNKEIEVRVDEEKVIFHKKGSEEAGLYEDKFKCGACLFLPGFGKGKTVRARKEVEPERIIGNIDIVSQRVSLEKFECGSWRSSAIINCEEDGDTTASLFFDLPVELIRCSSVNDTECPVTTGFVFDNKDQEHHLHLRKGVLKHSTTSTGSGQPSRKSHESCTSSRHVRFSTSSPTLCPASPTSSCITPRLLKARDDFNAFLEAQSA; encoded by the coding sequence ATGACTGACTACGCACAAGAAACATGTCAGGCAGGTGGTGAAAGAATCCGGGAGGAGTGCTTCGCTGGTGTTGGGAGGAACAGGTCTCAGATCATTTTGGAGAAGAAGGAAAGCATACAAAGCGAGAAGCAGATTTTGGTCGATCCAATCTCTCTAAGAGAATCAACAAATATACATCCTACAATGACGTATCCTGTTACTACAGGACCTAAAACGGAGGTCACGACTGTTCCACTGCATAATTTGCTGCCACCGGCTGCAAAGTGTAGCGGTAGATTCTTGAGTTGCAGCCTTCCCAACTCTGCCTCTTCCTCACCTCGCCTCGGGTCGAATGTTGCAATGCACAAGAAGAAATGTAAAAACCATCAGGAGCGAGTGTCTGAATTGGGCCGCCAACACTCAGTGGCCCTCACTAATCTGGAGCGGCTACGAGAAAGCCGCTTGCGGAGGAGTAAGTCATGCGGGGAAGAAAGTGCGTGCCGGCCATCTCTTGACTTTGATCTATGGTCCACCACCAATAAAATGGACAATCAGCAGAAGAACAAGGAAATTGAAGTCAGAGTAGatgaagaaaaagtaatattcCACAAGAAAGGAAGTGAGGAGGCGGGATTGTACGAAGACAAGTTCAAATGTGGGGCGTGCTTGTTCCTCCCGGGCTTTGGCAAGGGAAAAACAGTGAGGGCGAGGAAGGAGGTGGAGCCAGAAAGGATAATAGGGAATATTGACATAGTTTCTCAGAGAGTGTCTCTAGAGAAATTTGAATGCGGGTCATGGAGATCATCGGCCATCATAAACTGTGAAGAGGATGGAGATACTACGGCCAGTCTTTTCTTCGATCTGCCAGTGGAGCTGATACGTTGCAGTAGTGTCAACGACACTGAGTGCCCAGTGACGACAGGTTTTGTGTTCGATAACAAGGACCAGGAacatcatcttcatcttcgGAAAGGGGTTCTGAAACATTCGACTACAAGCACTGGAAGTGGGCAACCTAGTAGGAAATCGCACGAATCCTGTACTTCATCACGTCATGTTCGTTTTTCAACCTCCTCTCCTACATTATGCCCAGCTTCGCCAACTTCTTCTTGCATTACGCCTCGCCTCCTCAAAGCCAGGGACGACTTCAATGCCTTCTTAGAAGCACAGAGCGCTTGA
- the LOC105175923 gene encoding ycf3-interacting protein 1, chloroplastic, which translates to MGVSGVLQPPPPLMAVSSLFYHRCPSLRPSYLPFSSTIAVRKHNGRISGLVFVNKEDTFFTSSSTPTPLPTQNETEQAADPDSQDLEYVSQIKTVLERLRKNRDMLFNEVKLTIMIEDPRDVERRRLLGIDDENAPTRDDLAAALVQVNEGQIPENRAALQMLAEEMLQWPNLEVEAPKQKERGKSLYAKFTDTGVNPQEAAKRLNIDWDSAAEIEDAETSEVEVPPAVGYGALYLVTAFPVIIGISVVLILFYNSLQ; encoded by the exons ATGGGGGTTTCCGGTGTACTGCAGCCGCCCCCGCCCCTGATGGCGGTGTCATCATTGTTCTACCACCGGTGTCCGTCTCTGCGCCCGTCTTACCTCCCATTTAGCAGTACCATAGCTGTTCGGAAGCACAATGGCCGCATTTCAGGGCTGGTGTTTGTTAATAAAGAAGATACCTTTTTCACTTCCTCTTCCACCCCCACTCCCCTACCCACCCAAAATGAAACTGAACAAGCCGCTGACCCAGATTCGCAGGACCTTGAATATGTATCACAGATTAAAACA GTTTTGGAGCGTCTTAGGAAAAACAGAGATATGCTCTTCAATGAG GTCAAATTAACTATAATGATTGAAGATCCTAGAGATGTTGAACGGAGGCGTCTGCTCGGCATTGATGATGAAAATGCTCCTACCAGAGATGATCTCGCTGCCGCTTTAGTCCAA GTAAATGAAGGACAAATCCCTGAAAATCGTGCCGCTTTGCAGATGCTTGCTGAGGAAATGCTTCAATGGCCTAATTTGGAG GTTGAAGCtccaaaacaaaaagaacGAGGCAAATCGTTGTATGCGAAATTCACAGACACCGGTGTTAATCCACAAGAGGCTGCCAAGAGGCTGAACATTGATTGGGATTCAGCTGCTGAGATTGAGGATGCTGAGACAAGTGAAGTGGAGGTGCCACCTGCTGTG GGATATGGAGCTCTTTACTTGGTTACAGCATTTCCAGTCATTATCGGTATCTCGGTTGTGCTGATTCTATTTTACAACTCTCTCCAATAA
- the LOC105175924 gene encoding coproporphyrinogen-III oxidase 1, chloroplastic, whose product MRTPPLSPTSYSFSSPITLLPFSHSLTVPPPPTFSLSFPVVVSRTPGTNCVKSSTLRLQATSSSSPSPMIEKETPETQKPPTFLRETDGSTSSSTNSVRARFEKMIREAQDSVCSAIETVDGGGKFKEDIWSRPGGGGGISRVLQDGAVWEKAGVNVSVVYGVMPPEAYRAAKPTENGDLKPGPVPFFAAGISSVLHPKNPFAPTLHFNYRYFETDAPKDAQGAPRQWWFGGGTDLTPAYIFEEDVKHFHMVQKRACDKFNSDFYPQFKKWCDDYFYIKHRGERRGLGGIFFDDLNAYDQEMLLSFATECANSVIPAYIPIIERRKDMPFTDRHKAWQQLRRGRYVEFNLVYDRGTTFGLKTGGRIESILVSLPLTARWEYDHQPEEGTEEWKLLDACINPKEWI is encoded by the exons ATGAGGACACCACCACTCTCCCCCAcatcatattctttttcttctcccaTCACCTTATTACCTTTCTCTCATTCCCTCACCGTCCCCCCTCCTCCCACTTTCAGCTTGAGTTTCCCCGTTGTTGTCTCAAGAACACCCGGTACAAATTGCGTGAAAAGCTCAACTCTCAGACTCCAAGCAACATCATCTTCTTCCCCATCCCCAATGATTGAAAAGGAAACGCCCGAGACCCAAAAGCCCCCCACTTTTCTCCGAGAGACAGACGGGAGTACTTCCAGTTCAACCAATTCAGTTAGAGCGAGGTTCGAGAAAATGATAAGAGAGGCACAGGACAGCGTCTGCTCTGCGATCGAAACCGTCGACGGAGGTGGCAAGTTCAAGGAAGATATATGGTCCAGGCCCGGCGGAGGCGGCGGAATCAGCAGGGTTTTGCAGGATGGTGCTGTTTGGGAAAAAGCCGGTGTTAATGTTTCTGTCGTTTATGGAGTTATGCCTCCCGAAGCTTACAGGGCAGCGAAACCCACTGAAAATGGCGACCTCAAGCCCGGCCCTGTTCCCTTCTTCGCTGCTGGCATCAGCTCC GTGCTTCACCCAAAGAACCCTTTTGCTCCAACTCTGCATTTTAATTACCGCTATTTTGAGACCGATGCTCCAAAAG ATGCTCAAGGAGCACCACGGCAGTGGTGGTTTGGCGGGGGTACAGATTTGACTCCTGCTTACATTTTTGAGGAGGATGTGAAGCATTTCCACATG GTCCAAAAGAGGGCTTGTGACAAGTTCAATAGCGACTTCTATCCTCAATTCAAGAAATGGTGTGATGATTATTTCTATATCAAG CATCGTGGGGAGAGACGTGGTCTCGGGGGTATATTTTTCGATGATTTGAATGCCTATGATCAAGAGATGCTCCTTTCCTTTGCTACTG AGTGTGCAAATTCTGTGATTCCAGCATATATACCCATCATAGAGAGGAGGAAGGACATGCCATTTACAGACAGACACAAGGCATGGCAGCAGCTGCGCCGAGGTCGCTATGTAGAATTCAACTTG GTTTATGATCGTGGAACTACATTTGGTCTTAAGACTGGTGGTAGGATTGAGAGTATTCTTGTCTCACTTCCATTAACTGCACGGTGGGAGTATGATCAC CAACCAGAAGAAGGAACGGAGGAATGGAAACTACTGGATGCCTGTATCAACCCCAAGGAGTGGATTTGA